Proteins from a single region of Primulina tabacum isolate GXHZ01 chromosome 5, ASM2559414v2, whole genome shotgun sequence:
- the LOC142547443 gene encoding WD repeat-containing protein ATCSA-1-like isoform X2: protein MRGRCGRRLEREFGNLRPNLFVNRIARARISSIQLSNYKEIVSSHRGSIDSLQVDLTEGRYLLAGAADATVAVYDVQRATNYEGGGLIAKHKSVFVINKQHENGHKYAISSAIWYPIDTGLFVTGSYDHHVNVWDTNTTQVVQNFKMPGKVYKIAMSPQARAHMLIAAGTEDVQVRLCDIASGAFAHTLSGHRDGVMSLEWSTSSEWVLVTGGCDGAIRFWDIRRAGWFHILDQSHSQLGRRPSLLSRTTTNKKSSSAGQISNAKVRAPQRKVPNGNALKSYSTGRISSHVKTTKQRLHPGMLSNYNRATGHYGVVTGIKGTGDGMYLLSAGSDSRLKLWDIESGCNTLVNFETKRLQSTKAIQMAVSHDSTLAYIPCLTTVKELYTGGNDRQILVWSPSKYISDEMDEWRKGQNTAVDQDNWSD from the exons ATGCGAGGAAGATGTGGAAGGAGACTAGAGAGAGAATTCGGTAACCTTCGCCCTAATTTATTCGTTAATCGTATTGCCAGAGCTCGAATTTCTTCCATTCAACTCTCCAATTACAAGGAAATCGTCTCCTCTCACCGCGGCTCCATCGATTCTCTTCAG GTTGATTTGACGGAGGGTAGATATTTACTGGCTGGTGCAGCAGATGCAACTGTTGCTGTCTATGATGTTCAACGTGCAACAAATTATGAGGGGGGTGGCCTGATTGCAAAGCACAAGTCAGTATTTGTCATTAACAAACAGCATGAGAACGGACATAAATATGCAATATCCTCAGCCATTTGGTATCCAATTGACACAGGATTGTTCGTAACTGGTTCTTATGATCATCATGTTAATGTCTGGGATACAAATACCACACAA GTTGTACAGAATTTTAAAATGCCTGGAAAGGTTTATAAAATTGCTATGTCTCCACAAGCAAGAGCTCATATGTTAATTGCTGCTGGAACTGAGGATGTCCAAGTTCGTTTATGTGATATAGCCTCTGGTGCATTTGCCCACACATTATCAGGTCATCGTG ATGGTGTAATGTCATTGGAGTGGTCTACTTCTAGTGAGTGGGTTTTGGTAACTGGAGGATGTGATGGTGCTATACGTTTTTGGGACATTAGGCGTGCTGGATGGTTTCATATTTTAGATCAATCCCATTCTCAGCTTGGAAGACGCCCGTCTCTTCTATCACGTACAACAACTAATAAG AAATCTTCATCGGCAGGACAAATTTCGAATGCAAAAGTCCGAGCACCTCAGAGGAAAGTACCCAATGGAAATGCTTTGAAGTCTTATTCAACTGGGAGGATTTCAAGTCATGTAAAAACCACAAAACAGCGATTACATCCTGGAATGCTATCGAATTATAATCGTGCCACTGGCCATTATGGTGTTGTGACTGGAATAAAGGGGACCGGCGATGGCATGTATCTTCTTAGTGCAG GTTCTGATTCACGGCTGAAGTTATGGGATATAGAATCTGGATGTAATACACTTGTAAACTTTGAAACTAAACGTTTACAAAGCACGAAAGCTATACAGATGGCTGTATCTCATGATTCAACCCTCGCTTATATTCCATGCTTGACCACTGTTAAA